AGATGAAAGCACCCATCTGAAATTCATAAACTAGTGATTCCCAACcatgttcctggaggccccctTAACACTGCTCATTTTGCATGTCTCAAACTCATAATCAGACAAAAAAGACAAACTCCAGTACTCCGGGTACAGGGGAACCACTGCACTAGGTGGCAGAGTACATAGTGTATAGTGTAGTATCAACTACTGAGAGGAACTTTTGTGGTCTGTAGCTACACAAACAGATTATTAATTAACTTCCATTTTTTTATATGGCTGTCATTCCTTAAAATTTTTGCAGTGTGTACATTTATGAAATCTGAGAACATGAGGTCTTTGGGGCATACCGAGAGATATGTGCGTTTATCATGTGTTATATTCACATTCTCAGTCAGCCACTCTCCACTCTGCTCACTTCCACTCATAGTTATGTCATCAGTAAATGATAGTATAAGCCCACAACCTagataaacacaaacaaaataatgtttagcAGTTATTCAAAAAACTTTCCAAGTTTTCTCTATAAATCATTTACATTATGCATTGTTATGAACAAATTATCAgtattcccagacagcaagcagtttcggcccaggtctggcccacatggatttcatgctggccagatgtgggccggatctgggccaacactatgttgctgtgtTGGTCTACCATTCACTCAAAAATGTCATCTTACTGCCTTGATTCCATCCATTGATGGCAACAGGACAATCCCCAATTACAAAGGGGTAGGTGAATAGGTTGATTTCACAGCTCACTGACACGAACAAGATAACAGCATGGTCCACATTTCCATTTCTCAACACCAGTACATCACTTTTGTAGGGCTGCGCGGTTATGTCTATTCTGAATGCGTAAAAAGAGAGAATATGACGTTACCCAAATTGGTCGACAAGACGACAACCACCAGAGGCACATCCAGCCATCCAGTGACGAAAGTTACTTTTCGGATGCAGCTACAGTTTTTTTCTAAAGTCTGAAAtagacatttaaagggatagttcacccaaaaatctaaattatgtcattaatgactcacactcgcgtcgttccaaacccgtaaaacctccattcatcttcagaacacagtttaagacattttagatttagtctgagtgctttctgtccctccattgaagttgTGTGTAGGGTATACTGTCCATGgttagaaaggtaagaaaaacatcatcaaagtagtccatgtgacatcagagggtccgttagaattttttgaaaatacattttggtccaaaaatagcaaaaactacctCATATTTCaggattgtcttctcttccgggtctgttgtgagagagttcaaaacaaagcagtttgtcatatctggtttgcgaacgaatcattcgatgtaaccggatcttcttgaaccagttcaccaaatcgaactgaatcgttttaaacagttcgcgtctccaataagcattaatccacaaatgacttaaactgttaactttttttaatgtggctaacactccctctgagttcaaacaaaccaatatcccggagtaattcatttactcaaacagtacactgactgaactgctgtgaagagagaactgaagatgaacaccgagccgagccagataatcactcgttcacgagtcaagaaccgtttctgtcagatgagtctgattcgagaaccgaggagctgatgtgTGATGTGcgtatgtgtgattcagtgtgaagcagactgacacaaagagcgtctgaaccgacctaattcttttggtgattgattctgaactgattctgtgctagtgttatgagcgggGGTAAAcgaaaggcttgaatcaagggcaatcatcgccaatgacggcattatgtcgagcgcaaaagaaccggtgaaccgttttcttcaaccggtttattgaatcgaactgtccgaaagaagtactgctgatccgaaaaccgatgcaaccagttcttgactcgtgaatgagtcaatgtttcgtacattatctgtctcggctcggtgttcatcttcagttctttcttcacagcagttcagtcagtgtactgtttgagtacatgaattactccgggatattgatttgtttgaactcagagggagtgtcagccacattaaaaacgtaaacagtttaagtcatttgtgaatcAATGCATATTTGAGAGgcgaaccgtttaaaattattcagttcgatttggtgaactagttcaaaaagatccggttacatcgaatgattcgttcgcgaaccggatatgacaaactgctttgttttgaactctctcacaacagacacggaagagaagacaatgctgaataaagtccaaaaccaaaaatgtattttcgatgcttcaaaatattctaaccgaccctctgatgtcacatggacttctttgatgatgtttttcttaactttctgtACATGGTCAGtttaccatacacacagtttcaatggagggactgagagctctcagactaaatctaaaatatcttaaactgtgttccgaagataaaccgacgtctcactggtttggaacgacatgagggtgagttattaataacataatttagatttttgggtgaactatccctttaatgtcagACATCTAATGCTTGTGATGCCATTCTTGCATTTAGTTTAATTGAAGTCTTGATTAGTGGAAATATattcattgtattattatttagtgcACCAATATTTGTTTCTTGTATCAAAAAATGATTAGTGTAGTCTGTGAGTCCCaaaggaaaatgtaaaaaaaaatgtttcaattcAATGAACGTTCAATTTTATGTAGAACCTAAAAGTAGTACAATAGGTAGACTGCTTTTGCACTAACTAACAGAAAAATGCATGCCATTCCACAGAATCTCTTGTAAGTTCACTTACGCATTGTCCAAAATTAGACGAGGAGTCCAGATTTTGTCAACTGGCAACATAATTGCTGTAGCATTAGATGTATTTGTATTCCACGCTAGTCCAGGATCGTTCCACTTCTATGGAGGAAAATATACTTCAAGAAACACATTCACTGATATTTTGCCAATTGTAAAATGAATTGGAATGAGTTTATGAGCTTCgaggttttttgttttcttttcttcaaaatcaaaaatgtttcttctCACCATGTTTACCTTGACACGGCTGCTCATTTGCATGTTCTTTGTATCCTAAATATGGATGATGACAGAATGGTGACAGAGTTTTGGCAATGTGAAAATTATAAcactgaaaaatattaataacatttactttaaatacattgtatattttttgtataaaaatagtTACAATCTATACCTTTTTAATTGGAGCAAAAGTAAGTAATTtttgaaacatttgattttgtagAATACCTTCTACTTACAAATGTGTCTTTGTAACATGTAACATTGTAACATATTCTTGTTTAAATCATACTTCATTAAAGACATAGACAAGCATGAAATAAAgatagaaagtaaaataaaaaataaaatgaataaataaaaaaaactactaagATACTTACAAAGGTCATTGTCTCGTATTGCATGGAAGTGATGTTAACATTGACAGAACAGTTATCACCGTGTGGTGCACTTGTCAGTTTCTTGGCAATTAGAGAATTTGCCAGACATCGACTGTCACATAAATCTGCCAAAACtgttaagtcacctttatttatataaccaGATAAACATGTTAGAAACATAACTTTTAATTAAGTCAAAAATCTGAAAAACATTTGAGAATCCATGGCACTTATCAGTgaattgtataattttattaaaataattttattaaaatgtattaaaattttattaaaattataaaaattacagtAGACATGGTATTCACTGCAGCTTGAGAAAGTGTTTACCAATCAGATTTGAAAGGATGAGGAATGACAATGAAATCCTGTGTCGAAAAACCATTTCAGTtcctacaaacacacataaaacatCTCTTTCTTATATTCTCTTATAAGTTTATATTCtctttataagttttttttttacctgcatcATTTAAGTAGACATATCCACACTAGCTTaagaaacatataaaaaaaaacctgataaaCTTACCTTTGCAAGTAAACATGAGGTAATGAACGAAAATGTCACCTTCAGCTGTCTCGGTTTATGGATTATACGAACAAGCATCACTTGGGTTTTTAAAGGGAATAAGGCTTTGGGTGCTATGTAAAATAGGACAAACTAAATAGAGCCAGCACATATTAAATTTCATCTCACATGAAATTACATGAACTTTAGTTTTTGATATTCTGATAAGCCTCTATACAGACTTTAAGTCCAGGCACTTTATTTGCCTCCCAGCCAAATCAAACACCAATCTACATGCACAAACAGGTTCATAAAGGAAATATATGCAGAACATTCAGAAGAGTCCCTACACATTCACAGACTCTTTCCCCCTGAGGTTTTAGATGTTCCTGATGTTAACAAAGGCAATAATAGTGCACTTAATCTGTATAGCTGGATGGAGAGCAATTGCTAGTTTATCCTGGGTGTCAGCTACCTTAAAATTTATTTATCATCAGGTAAAATACCTAACGTCTAGGCTTGCATGGCTGAAATGTGTGTTTGATCCGTCAAAGTACAATATCGAACTGCTTCATACTATCCTACTCATAATTTAAAACTGGGGTTGCCCTGTGTCCTGGGCAAATTTGCCCATTCACCTCTATCAGTCATAGCATCCCTATCAATGAATTAGCTTCACAACTAACTGTCATcaccatcattattattattttctgtagcTTTGTAGATTCAGCAGTGGTGCACTTTAGATCTCTAGCAGCAAATTTTAGGAACTAATCCAGAATGTGTTAGTATTTAGCAGCTACACTGGGTTATCTCACAATGTTTTAATTCCAAAATCTAACTATAACTTAAACTGTTATTGAGCATGTAGCAACTGCACAAACCTAACTTAATTTAAAGCAAATCTTTTGCTTTAGAGTTTATTGAGTAAATCTGTCACAACCTGCTCAGGATCCAACGCTGAGGATCCAAGGGAAGCTCTTTATTTAAGGATAATCCACAGGGAAATAAGTCCAAACAAATACAAAGCAGAGAACTTAGataaaactgaataaacaaaACAAGGCAAAGATCAAAACCATGACAGAAGAACCAGAACACAAGGGCTAAGAACAGCAGTATGACATTTACAAGACTAAGTAAtgaatgaaagagaaagagagagaaagagagaggcttAAAATGAGGTAACAATACACAGGTGAAAACAATTAATGATCAAGAGTTCAGGCAAAGGATTATGGGCAATGTAGTTTTAAGGGAGTGACAATGTGACTCATGTGCTCATGAGCACTCAAGCTGGTGATCCTGACACAAACTTTGTAGTTTACGGTTTGTTAATTACgggaattggaccttaaaataaagtgtgaccgcaTATACATTAACTGTGTAAATAATATATCAGAACCACACAGGCTGTAAAAAAAACTACTGGAGTTTTCCCCCAGAGAACAAATAGAAAACACAAGCAAGGAATGGCACAACTGGAGAGTAAATCAAGCTTTTACTGCAAACATCAATAATGCCTAATTTAATCGCATGTAAATCCAGAACAGCTGCAGTTACCCCCAGGATTTCCACAAAACAAACAGATCAAGTTCATGGGAAAGTAAAGTTCAGCAAGAGATTTAGAATATTGTGTGACATTAATGAAGGGGACATTAGTGCATTTAATTATGTTATGATAGCTGCTTGGAGAACTACAGCTAGTCTTGTGTTTGTTTAGACCAAACTTTAAAACATCCTCATTGAAGAGTTGTGTAAATTATTGTGTCTGAAGCATGTCCTGTCCAAAGTATTTGACTGGATACTGCTTACTGATAGTAAGTAAGGTAGctgctatatatatgtatatatatatacagttaaaacattttaccCAGTTACCTACCAAGCCTTCTTTtagtttctgtatttatttagaaGTGTGTACACTGATAAATGATCCACAACATTTAATAAGAATTGCAAAATGTTCAGTTttgattaaaataacatttctatttgttGCTATATTTCATGCTACAGAAATACCTTTGAGAATATGAttgtttaatacaaataaaatggattttcAATCTCAGTAGCATGCAGAAATATTGCACATTTAATCAAACAGTGAGAGTTACAAGTTAAGctcttttgtattttgtttcgTATTGATTCCCAAGATTTAGTTGATATTctcataaatatgaataaatcagTATTTGATATCCTGTACCTTATTCAGTCATTACGTTGCAAAAATTTTCTACAAATTATATGCACCGAtgaggaaagaaaaacaaaaaacagagctAAACTGAGAAACAATCAAAGTGgctatgtgtatgtgtttgtgtatgcgtATGCATATGAGTCTGAGTATGAATAGTCATAGTAGGCATCTTCTTGCTGGGATTCATCCCAGAAGTCTAGATTATTAACCTTACAAATGTCTGTTCGGGTGATAGCAATAATAATTATGCCATAAAGTATGTAGATGATTATGAAAAAGCCAAAGCAGAATTTGTCTAAGAGGTAAGCAAATGCCACTTTTCTCTGAGCCTCCTTTTCTCCTTCATCCATGGTCTCCAAAAAGTTCAATATTTTCCGGAGTGAAGCCGTCTCTGAAGCCAGATCACCAGACATCGTTGTAATAACACCTATTGATGCAAACCAAATAATTTATTCAATCAAGTTCATCAAACAGTTGCACCAATGAAACGTGATTTTATCAATCCAGTACATTTGTGTCAATTTTCCTATTTAAGTAGTTGTATATTGATGCCCGATGGGGAAAATGAAGTCTTGgactacatttttgtttttaaaaagcattgtGAATAGTATTTAGATGTTAACTTTATGCCAGGATATGATAAAGCATATTACTGTTGAACGACATATATTACCTTAAACAGttgcacttttttgtttgtttcatactTGAAGCAAAAGCTATAAAAGCCAGTAAACTTGTGTTTTTCATCATCTTATACCTTTCTCCTGATTCAGGCCGTCATTTGTTTTGGAGCTGCTTGATGGATGAACTTTGGTGGAGCGTCTGCACACCAAGAAGCTGTCTTCTACAGACAGACGTGTTAGCACTATGGAGGCCAGCATACTCATGACCAAACACACCAGACAGAAGCTGAAGTGGTAGTCTTTAGAGGAGAAAACAGAGAACATGCAGTCAACTTATTATTGTGCATGATGCTAGTGATTgacaactttttttctgtattaaaaGCCTGTCTTTTTTAAAGCATGCTATTAGAAAAGCTAAATATATGTtgggattaaatacattttccttATATATACAGTGTGCAAATATAGAGGGAAAACAGAGGATCTGGACCCCCCAAAACAGACATCTACTAAACTTTTCCACAATAATATTTTCTCGACTGCCTGAATGCTTCTCTGTAAGATTTATCATAAGGTTTGATAATATTAGATTATCGAAGACCAAACAGTGTCAAAAGTACAGTCCAAATCACTTTACACCTGCACAGTAAAACTGCATACCACCAAGTGGAACagatgttttctctctcttttcatttACTTACGGAGCAGGGGGCTACAGTGGCCACTGTTAGGCAGGTGATcgctgaggatgaggaggaacATAGTGAAGCTCAGAACCAAAGTGACCTTAAAAGAGTTGCGCTCTCCTCCTTCGAATGGCAGAGCGAAGCTCACCAGGTCAGCCAGCAGTATCAGTGCGCTGGGCAGGATCAGGGTCACAAAAGCACTGAAGGGGTTAATCGACAGAGCCACCTGTTCAAAGATCAAACGCGATTGATTCATTAACAAACAATTATGGTTTATTTCCTTAACTGACAAATTAAATCCCTTTATTTTAAGGAtctattctcactattaactagttgcttattagcactagcatattggctgttattttacttattaaaaacatattaatgccttattctcaATGGCCATATTTTAGATTCCTTAATCCTACACCACACCTTAACTAACAATTACCTTACTAacaattaataagcagtaaattaggAGTTCATTGAGGGAAAAGTCATAATTAATAGTGAttatgtgttccctattctaaagtgttgccTCAATCACATGACAAGATATTAAAATTATTCTCTGTTTTCTTAGACTAGTATTAATCGCTGATTTTTCATACTTGTTCCTGTGTAAACGTAATTTACACGGCCAGGGTGGGAGATTCAGAGGATGTTGCTGCATGTCTCAGGCAGTAAGTTACTAAATTCAGCCTTTTTTAACACTTTAGTTAATTAGCATGCATATATCATTGCatatatattggctgtttatttctACGTAAAAAGCACATATGCTGCAATAATATTACCATATTCCCAATATTACCATATTCCAGACCCTTTAATCctaaacaactaccttactaactattaataagcaggaaATTATGagattattgaggcaaaagtcgtagtttatagttaatagtgagaattggaccctaaaataaagtatgACCGTTATTCAGTAAAATACAATATCAAAACTATATTAAAGTGTccctatattatatataatgaagagttcatattttggttttgggagtccccagcaacaggttgacatgcatgcaaggtcaaaaaaactttaattgtcttataatatgcatttatttttactttaaatgctCAAAGACTCCCAAATGATTCGCTAAAAAGTTTACTTTTTCTAAACCCCTTCTTTGCGTGATTGGTCTCATTTCCATTTCACCATGAGCCTGTAatgtctgataaagcagcgtttgtgagcgcagtgctgctttgtgtacagcgttactGTGGAAACAGCAATTTTTACCGAAAAGACCAACAAATGGGCTGACGATATGCTAATATTTCATGTTCACATCACATGAAACAGCTTGGGATCAAAGTTCAGTTAttttaatctaataataataataatatattaatgtaagTGGGTCCTGACCCCCGAGTTGTGAACCATTACATTAAAATCATCAATTTCTTGAGGTATGAGTATATGGTTGTACAACTGAGCCTTTGGCCTAGAGGGTTACAAGTAACAAGCTCTCTAAACGCAGTACGATTGATCAGATGTTTAGGAGTGGATAATTTATTTACTAGGAGATAAACACGATTTGATGCATCCACAGTTTTGTTCACACTAGTAGTCAGCCACTCTCCTCGACTGCCGCCAACCAAAGTCACGTTATCAGAGATCTGGAAATTGAGTGCGCAagctgaaacaaacaaacaagaggaCATAgtcaaattattcaaatataacTTCCACGGAGCCAGTTCACTAAACAGTTGCTGGAATTAACCTTAATCATGCCataagatatttaaataaagtcATTGTCATTTATTTTCAGAGCAAACATGTCTCATTTCCAAGTAGGCAAGGATATCATCCTATTTACAAAACCCTATTTGCTATCAGCAGGCACAATTCATTTATAATGTTTGCATAATATAAGTTGAAATATTCCAAATGGTCATAATCTCATCAACAAATATTCTTGTTATTTCAGTCTTACTTTTCTGGCTCCATCCATTGATGGCCACGGGGCACGACCCAGTCACAAAGGGGTAGTTAAAGAGGTTGATTTGACAGCTCACCGTCGTGAACATAACAATTGCATGGCTCACTGTACCATCCCGCCTCACCTGTACATCCTTAGTGTACGGCTCCACAGTCGTTTCAATTCTGTGTGTAAAAAGAGGGCATTTACGGcatcttaaataaataataaatgccatAAATCAGTCTTGAGACTCACGCGTTGTCCAAAACTATCTGAGGAATCCAGATTTTATCAACTGGCATAACAATTGTTGGAAATCTAGGTTTCTCTTGCATCCATCCAAGATCAGGATCCTTCCATTCCTGCGGTGCAGAAAACAGAAGAAATGCATTCTTTACTTTCTATTCGTGGTGATTATGGGAATAAAGTTTGAATTGAGACAATTTCAGTGAAAGAAGCAGCTTCtgtctttattttaaggtccaaattAGAGGATGACACGGGAGTGGATTTTCACTCCTGTCCCGTCCCACTCCCATAGAAAGAAATCTTGTCCCGTCCCACTCCCAgaccaaagttaaaaaaataatcccatccCATCCCGCTCCTGGTAAATTGACTCCCACTCCCATCCCGTTCCTGTTTAAACTGACTCCCACTCCTGTACCGCtcccatatatttttttcttcaattagTGTTTAGTTAATACATAGAATTTGATTTAATCTGCTCTCCATCCTGTTTTAGACCAGCTGCTGACGCCTGTTTCAAGATTTTCCCCAGAAAATGGAAGAcagcaaataaaagaaaaacagtacATAGTTCACACCATGTCTACAATAGTTTAATAAACCCAAACAGCACATAAAGCTGCATTTTACTCATTTATTGTTgagtaaacaatacatttatagtttacatttatagtttttttaattacatgttaACGATTTTCAAAAGGTATGTGGTTACAGCATGGTCCCTAGTCTGCACGAAAGgaagaataatatttttaatgggcCACAAAATATCTTACATGTAAAAAAGATTACCAGTTTAGAATATGGAGATATTATGGCGTTTAAAAATTGTAAGGAGAATCTGGTGTTTAGGGTTAAGAATCTATAGATCACAGACTACTGCGTGAGGGGTacaatttatgtataaaaatagtGCAGAGTGACATAACTGACGGAGCTCCTCCATGACCAGCAGTTTTATTTTCTCATACTCCCCTTCTACGTGACGGGAAACTGTGCGTGCACATGGCAGTATGTCTTCCACCTGCACGTTACTTCCATATTTG
The nucleotide sequence above comes from Carassius gibelio isolate Cgi1373 ecotype wild population from Czech Republic chromosome B3, carGib1.2-hapl.c, whole genome shotgun sequence. Encoded proteins:
- the LOC127953026 gene encoding 5-hydroxytryptamine receptor 3A translates to MGLPHRISLFLLLCSSPIVFVGGASNSTEALCDRRCLANARVKQELFSAPQDDNCTMVVNITSIQYETLSFDTKGMEMSSRIKTCLVLVKYASDSGTSGLKRHTCKANSGKNQPSIASFIKRKLPSGVKSRLTDKIARMCSELRPFSVVEGKGFTNVAQELLDIGAKYGSNVQEWKDPDLGWMQEKPRFPTIVMPVDKIWIPQIVLDNAIETTVEPYTKDVQVRRDGTVSHAIVMFTTVSCQINLFNYPFVTGSCPVAINGWSQKTCALNFQISDNVTLVGGSRGEWLTTSVNKTVDASNRVYLLVALSINPFSAFVTLILPSALILLADLVSFALPFEGGERNSFKVTLVLSFTMFLLILSDHLPNSGHCSPLLHYHFSFCLVCLVMSMLASIVLTRLSVEDSFLVCRRSTKVHPSSSSKTNDGLNQEKGIR